From Vanacampus margaritifer isolate UIUO_Vmar chromosome 8, RoL_Vmar_1.0, whole genome shotgun sequence, a single genomic window includes:
- the arhgap40 gene encoding rho GTPase-activating protein 40 isoform X1 has protein sequence MGGREEVMVTGVPGAPTMQFTRWNNIRLRPSQKPLRIRNIRKSSQKKKCRDSSPTEMSVEPWASPQDQAAAEHSAHTPPPPSQEQEQHPDKHCLDSFWKEVENIRLVGGLADPDSTRRDSRQSEEGEQEEQWLADAGLSNLIGEGGEDVDNAVLLSTLTRTQAEAVQRRVDSYTMSLRKRNKPTPRHVREIFDTPIRQGLSESQHSEELAQKSMASVSKTPASAPKEEFFFTDVAYSEQAIIFLKQAKLPQNNIQRRREDGALPRVVRPKCRLGVTQIQDLSHADMKKVRQFALIEMTALCDFIGLELKRHKTAKRKMPESPLFGVPLATLLENDQKVKVAATTPLLLQELLIFLEKNGVDSEGILRVPGSLSRIKLLQQNLEANFYAGIKWDDVSPNDAAALLKKFIRELPAPLLTAEYLNTFSGVRDITELKQKLHVLNLLILLLPEPNRNTLKAILEFLSKVVSHEKRNRMNLWAVATIMAPNLFLHKAVPSRLTEGAEKGQVEKAADVMRLLIFYQDLLWTIPNFVMNQVRKLNEHNNRRYQFYDRRFKNLLRKSHTDSKEKTDKNSSEARRTVKIHVGDQVSGSMDFQIDMDSQASDLLSQFCRQFVSPETGKGQRRRNGTMECALYEVGGNIGEHRLHPDTHLLDLYNSNSGGEWVLKMKPNSNRSL, from the exons ATGGGGGGCAGGGAGGAGGTGATGGTGACCGGCGTGCCGGGGGCGCCCACCATGCAGTTCACGCGCTGGAACAATATCAGGCTCCGTCCTTCGCAGAAACCCTTGAGGATCCGAAACATAAGGAAGTCGTCGCAAAAGAAGAAATGCAG AGATTCCAGCCCCACCGAGATGAGCGTGGAGCCCTGGGCCAGCCCGCAGGACCAGGCCGCCGCTGAGCACAGCGCAcacacgccgccgccgccctcccaggagcaggagcagcATCCCGACAAACACTGCCTGGACTCCTTCTGGAAGGAGGTGGAGAACATCCGCCTGGTGGGCGGCCTTGCGGACCCCGACAGCACCCGCAGGGATTCCAGGCAATCGGAAG AGGGGGAGCAGGAGGAGCAGTGGCTGGCCGATGCCGGTCTGTCCAACCTCATCGGCGAGGGCGGCGAGGATGTGGACAACGCCGTGCTTCTGTCCACGCTGACGCGGACGCAGGCCGAGGCGGTCCAGCGCAGAGTGGATTCCTACACCATGTCCCTGCGCAAGAGGAACAAACCCACGCCGCGCCACGTACGGGAAATCTTCGACACGCCCATCCGTCAG GGTTTGTCTGAGTCTCAGCATAGTGAAGAACTGGCCCAGAAAAGTATGGCGTCAGTCTCCAAAACGCCAGCCTCAG CTCCCAAGGAGGAGTTCTTCTTCACCGACGTAGCTTATTCTGAACAGGCCATCATCTTCCTCAAACAGGCCAAACTGCCTCAGAACAACATCCAGCGGAGGAGGGAGGACGGCGCCTTGCCT CGGGTGGTCCGGCCCAAGTGCCGCCTGGGAGTCACTCAAATTCAAGACCTGTCTCACGCTGACATGAAGAAGGTGCGGCAATTTGCTCTCATCGAGATGACGGCGCTGTGCGACTTCATCGGGCTGGAGTTGAAGCGGCACAAGACCGCCAAGAGAAAAATGCCAG AGAGCCCGTTGTTCGGCGTGCCATTGGCCACGCTGCTGGAGAACGACCAGAAAGTGAAGGTGGCGGCGACCACTCCGCTCCTCCTGCAGGAG CTTTTAATCTTCCTGGAGAAGAATGGAGTCGATTCCGAGGGCATCCTGCGGGTTCCGGGATCTCTGTCTAGAATCAAG TTGCTGCAGCAGAACCTGGAGGCCAACTTCTACGCGGGGATCAAGTGGGATGACGTGAGTCCCAACGACGCCGCCGCGCTTCTCAAGAAATTCATCCGAGAGCTCCCCGCCCCTCTGCTCACCGCCGAGTACCTCAACACCTTCAGCGGCGTCAgag ACATCACCGAGCTCAAGCAGAAACTTCACGTGTTGAACCTGCTCATTCTGTTGCTGCCTGAACCCAACAGGAACACTCTTAag GCCATCCTGGAGTTCCTCAGCAAGGTGGTGTCCCACGAGAAGAGGAACAGGATGAACCTGTGGGCCGTGGCAACCATCATGGCCCCCAACCTGTTCCTTCACAAGGCCGTGCCCAGCAGGCTGACCGAGGGGGCCGAGAAGGGCCAAGTGGAGAAGGCGGCTGACGTCATGAGGCTCCTCATCTTCTACCAGGACCTGCTTTGGACG ATTCCAAACTTCGTTATGAACCAGGTGAGGAAGCTGAACGAACATAACAACCGGCGCTACCAGTTTTACGATCGCCGCTTCAAGAACCTGCTGAGGAAGAGCCACACCGACAGCAAGGAAAAAACGGATAAAAATAGCTCCGAG GCGCGCCGCACGGTGAAGATTCACGTCGGCGATCAGGTGAGCGGCAGCATGGACTTCCAGATCGACATGGATTCGCAAGCGTCCGACTTGCTGTCCCAGTTTTGCCGCCAGTTCGTCAGCCCTGAAACTGGGAAGGGCCAACGGCGAAG GAATGGCACCATGGAGTGCGCCCTGTACGAAGTGGGAGGCAACATCG GTGAGCACCGCCTGCACCCCGACACACACCTTCTGGATTTGTACAACAGCAACTCGGGAGGCGAGTGGGTCCTCAAGATGAAGCCCAACTCCAACAGAAGCTTATGA
- the arhgap40 gene encoding rho GTPase-activating protein 40 isoform X2: protein MSVEPWASPQDQAAAEHSAHTPPPPSQEQEQHPDKHCLDSFWKEVENIRLVGGLADPDSTRRDSRQSEEGEQEEQWLADAGLSNLIGEGGEDVDNAVLLSTLTRTQAEAVQRRVDSYTMSLRKRNKPTPRHVREIFDTPIRQGLSESQHSEELAQKSMASVSKTPASAPKEEFFFTDVAYSEQAIIFLKQAKLPQNNIQRRREDGALPRVVRPKCRLGVTQIQDLSHADMKKVRQFALIEMTALCDFIGLELKRHKTAKRKMPESPLFGVPLATLLENDQKVKVAATTPLLLQELLIFLEKNGVDSEGILRVPGSLSRIKLLQQNLEANFYAGIKWDDVSPNDAAALLKKFIRELPAPLLTAEYLNTFSGVRDITELKQKLHVLNLLILLLPEPNRNTLKAILEFLSKVVSHEKRNRMNLWAVATIMAPNLFLHKAVPSRLTEGAEKGQVEKAADVMRLLIFYQDLLWTIPNFVMNQVRKLNEHNNRRYQFYDRRFKNLLRKSHTDSKEKTDKNSSEARRTVKIHVGDQVSGSMDFQIDMDSQASDLLSQFCRQFVSPETGKGQRRRNGTMECALYEVGGNIGEHRLHPDTHLLDLYNSNSGGEWVLKMKPNSNRSL, encoded by the exons ATGAGCGTGGAGCCCTGGGCCAGCCCGCAGGACCAGGCCGCCGCTGAGCACAGCGCAcacacgccgccgccgccctcccaggagcaggagcagcATCCCGACAAACACTGCCTGGACTCCTTCTGGAAGGAGGTGGAGAACATCCGCCTGGTGGGCGGCCTTGCGGACCCCGACAGCACCCGCAGGGATTCCAGGCAATCGGAAG AGGGGGAGCAGGAGGAGCAGTGGCTGGCCGATGCCGGTCTGTCCAACCTCATCGGCGAGGGCGGCGAGGATGTGGACAACGCCGTGCTTCTGTCCACGCTGACGCGGACGCAGGCCGAGGCGGTCCAGCGCAGAGTGGATTCCTACACCATGTCCCTGCGCAAGAGGAACAAACCCACGCCGCGCCACGTACGGGAAATCTTCGACACGCCCATCCGTCAG GGTTTGTCTGAGTCTCAGCATAGTGAAGAACTGGCCCAGAAAAGTATGGCGTCAGTCTCCAAAACGCCAGCCTCAG CTCCCAAGGAGGAGTTCTTCTTCACCGACGTAGCTTATTCTGAACAGGCCATCATCTTCCTCAAACAGGCCAAACTGCCTCAGAACAACATCCAGCGGAGGAGGGAGGACGGCGCCTTGCCT CGGGTGGTCCGGCCCAAGTGCCGCCTGGGAGTCACTCAAATTCAAGACCTGTCTCACGCTGACATGAAGAAGGTGCGGCAATTTGCTCTCATCGAGATGACGGCGCTGTGCGACTTCATCGGGCTGGAGTTGAAGCGGCACAAGACCGCCAAGAGAAAAATGCCAG AGAGCCCGTTGTTCGGCGTGCCATTGGCCACGCTGCTGGAGAACGACCAGAAAGTGAAGGTGGCGGCGACCACTCCGCTCCTCCTGCAGGAG CTTTTAATCTTCCTGGAGAAGAATGGAGTCGATTCCGAGGGCATCCTGCGGGTTCCGGGATCTCTGTCTAGAATCAAG TTGCTGCAGCAGAACCTGGAGGCCAACTTCTACGCGGGGATCAAGTGGGATGACGTGAGTCCCAACGACGCCGCCGCGCTTCTCAAGAAATTCATCCGAGAGCTCCCCGCCCCTCTGCTCACCGCCGAGTACCTCAACACCTTCAGCGGCGTCAgag ACATCACCGAGCTCAAGCAGAAACTTCACGTGTTGAACCTGCTCATTCTGTTGCTGCCTGAACCCAACAGGAACACTCTTAag GCCATCCTGGAGTTCCTCAGCAAGGTGGTGTCCCACGAGAAGAGGAACAGGATGAACCTGTGGGCCGTGGCAACCATCATGGCCCCCAACCTGTTCCTTCACAAGGCCGTGCCCAGCAGGCTGACCGAGGGGGCCGAGAAGGGCCAAGTGGAGAAGGCGGCTGACGTCATGAGGCTCCTCATCTTCTACCAGGACCTGCTTTGGACG ATTCCAAACTTCGTTATGAACCAGGTGAGGAAGCTGAACGAACATAACAACCGGCGCTACCAGTTTTACGATCGCCGCTTCAAGAACCTGCTGAGGAAGAGCCACACCGACAGCAAGGAAAAAACGGATAAAAATAGCTCCGAG GCGCGCCGCACGGTGAAGATTCACGTCGGCGATCAGGTGAGCGGCAGCATGGACTTCCAGATCGACATGGATTCGCAAGCGTCCGACTTGCTGTCCCAGTTTTGCCGCCAGTTCGTCAGCCCTGAAACTGGGAAGGGCCAACGGCGAAG GAATGGCACCATGGAGTGCGCCCTGTACGAAGTGGGAGGCAACATCG GTGAGCACCGCCTGCACCCCGACACACACCTTCTGGATTTGTACAACAGCAACTCGGGAGGCGAGTGGGTCCTCAAGATGAAGCCCAACTCCAACAGAAGCTTATGA